The region TCCTCCTTGGCCTGGGTGGTTTCTGCTGAAAACTTTGGGATGTTGCCCTGCTTGGGCGAGATGGTTTTGGCTGAGAGCTTTGGGGTGCTGCCCTGCTTGGGCAGAATGAATTTTGCTGGGAAATTGGGGCTATTGCCCTGCCTGGGCGAGATGGTTTTTTCGGAGGAATTGTGGGTGTCAGCCTGCTTGGGCAGGATGGTTTTGAGTGGGAAGTTGAGAGTGTTACTCTGCTTTGGTGAAATGGTTTTGGCTGGGGAATTGGGGGTGTCAGCCTGCTTGGATGGGATGATTTTGGCTGTGAGTTTGGGGGTGTCCGCCTGCTTCGGTGGGATGATTTGGGCTGTGAAACTGGGGGTGTCTGCCTGCTTGGGTGTGATGATTTTGGATGGGAAATTGGGGGTGTCAGCCTGCTTGGGTGGGATGATTTGGGCTGAGAAACTGGGGGTGTCAGCCTGCTTGGGTGGGATGATTTGGGCTGAGAAATTGGGGGTGTCAGCCTGCTTGGATGGGATGATTTTGGATGGGAAATTGGGGGTGTCAATCTGCTTGGGTGGGATGATTTGGGCTGAGAAATTGGGGGTGTCAGCCTGCTTGGATGGGATGATTTTGGATGGGAAATTGGGGGTGTTAATCTGCTTGGGTGGGATGATTTGGGCTGAGAAATTGAGGGTGTCAGCCTGCTTGGGTAGGATGATTTGGGCTGAGAAATTGGGGGTGTCAGTCTGCCTGGGTGGGATGATCTTGGCTGGGGAATTGAGAATCTCACCCTCTTCTGGTGAGATGGTTTTTTCTGGGGATTTGGGGGTATCAGCCTGCTTGGATAGGATGATTTTGGATGGGAAATTGGGGGTGTTAATCTGCTTGGGTGGGATGATTTGGGCTGAGAAATTGGGGGTGTCCATCTGCTTGGGTGGGATGATTTGGGCTGAGAAATTGGGGCTGTCAGCCTGCTTGGGTGGGATGGTTTGGACTGGAGAATTGGTGGGGGCAGCCTGGTTAAGGGGGGTGGTTTCTTCTGAGAACTTTGAAGTGTCGCCCTGCTTGGGCAAAATGAATTTTGCTGGGAAATTGGGGCTATTGTCCCGCTTG is a window of Camelus bactrianus isolate YW-2024 breed Bactrian camel chromosome 24, ASM4877302v1, whole genome shotgun sequence DNA encoding:
- the TXNDC2 gene encoding thioredoxin domain-containing protein 2; translated protein: MESDTAGAPGELGTELHRPAETDDGSPLLQVLSSHVTLLVPAHTPAAFVHEVGNIQHIPAEGSEAPWAMDTLPPEQAGDTPSSPTQATLPTQSDILTSSAKNISPEQADSPNPPEKNIPPKEGDILNSPEKNVPPEEADIPSPPSKTILPKQADILSSSERTISPKRDNSPNFPAKFILPKQGDTSKFSEETTPLNQAAPTNSPVQTIPPKQADSPNFSAQIIPPKQMDTPNFSAQIIPPKQINTPNFPSKIILSKQADTPKSPEKTISPEEGEILNSPAKIIPPRQTDTPNFSAQIILPKQADTLNFSAQIIPPKQINTPNFPSKIIPSKQADTPNFSAQIIPPKQIDTPNFPSKIIPSKQADTPNFSAQIIPPKQADTPSFSAQIIPPKQADTPNFPSKIITPKQADTPSFTAQIIPPKQADTPKLTAKIIPSKQADTPNSPAKTISPKQSNTLNFPLKTILPKQADTHNSSEKTISPRQGNSPNFPAKFILPKQGSTPKLSAKTISPKQGNIPKFSAETTQAKEDDTLTSSEEAMQPKEQDNPRSLGGTVRPVVRDILKPAEESVELLEADLVQVILSREDFELALKEAGERLVAVDFSAAWCGSCRAIKPFFHSLSAKHEDVVFLEVDAGECEELVRHCKVICIPTFQFYKREEKVGEFHGALKEKLETIITELK